The proteins below come from a single Pieris brassicae chromosome 1, ilPieBrab1.1, whole genome shotgun sequence genomic window:
- the LOC123710608 gene encoding uncharacterized protein LOC123710608, with protein MGKPKYDSPTTNFPYKIPKRLNILSVPRKYIIDTGEGMPAINPRGIRKSALGAQATDRVTDVAWPYIRRFLILKRLYKNRFSQERTDRIDRMIEAANATCYSKLANCVLDLKKQDSKEVKKKRGWTESEWKKHMEYISQIAGPRKDYRPPPIKRGHGKPIAALLPRLNQISRLPDFKVYRRLSQEAWYRDPVKVPPNALKYIISDRVKKLAAPRVIPQPGAFD; from the exons ATGGGTAAACCAAAATATGACTCACCGACCACTAACTTTCCATACAAAATCCCCAAACGACTGAACATATTGAGTGTGCCAAGAAAGTATATAATTGATACCGGAGAGGGAATGCCAGCAATCAATCCTAGAGGTATTCGGAAGTCGGCCTTAGGTGCACAAGCCACTGATAGAGTTACCGATGTTGCTTGGCCATACATACG ACGTTTTCTCATCTTAAAGCGACTATATAAAAATCGCTTTAGTCAAGAGCGAACTGACCGAATAGATCGCATGATAGAAGCAGCTAATGCCACCTGTTATTCAAAACTCGCAAACTGCGTGCTGGACCTCAAAAAGCAGGATTCCAAAGAAGTTAAGAAGAAACGTGGGTGGACGGAAAGCGAATGGAAAAAACATATGGAATATATTAGTCAAATTGCTGGCCCCAGGAAGGACTACAGACCGCCACCCATAAAG AGAGGACACGGGAAGCCAATAGCGGCGTTATTGCCTCGACTCAACCAAATATCTCGATTACCGGATTTCAAGGTGTACAGAAGACTATCCCAAGAAGCCTGGTACAGAGATCCCGTTAAG GTTCCACCTAACGCACTCAAGTATATAATATCAGACCGCGTCAAGAAGCTAGCAGCTCCAAGAGTTATCCCGCAGCCCGGTGCATTTGATTGA